One window of Bacteroides sp. AN502(2024) genomic DNA carries:
- a CDS encoding class II fructose-bisphosphate aldolase: MVNYKDLGLVNTREMFAKAIKGGYAIPAFNFNNMEQMQAIIKAAVETKSPVILQVSKGARQYANATLLRYMAQGAVEYAKELGCAHPEIVLHLDHGDTFETCKSCIDSGFSSVMIDGSHLPYEENVALTKKVVDYAHQFDVTVEGELGVLAGVEDEVSAEHHTYTDPEEVIDFATRTGCDSLAISIGTSHGAYKFTPEQCHIDPKTGRMVPPPLAFEVLDAVMEKLPGFPIVLHGSSSVPQEEVETINQYGGALKAAIGIPEEWLRKAAKSAVCKINIDSDSRLAMTAAIRKTFVEKPAEFDPRKYLGPARDNMEKLYKHKILNVLGSDNKLAQ, encoded by the coding sequence ATGGTAAATTACAAAGATTTAGGATTGGTAAACACAAGAGAAATGTTTGCTAAGGCTATCAAAGGTGGATATGCTATCCCAGCATTCAACTTCAACAATATGGAACAGATGCAGGCTATCATCAAGGCTGCTGTTGAAACTAAATCTCCTGTGATTCTTCAGGTTTCTAAGGGTGCTCGTCAGTATGCTAACGCTACTTTGTTGCGTTACATGGCACAGGGTGCTGTAGAATATGCTAAAGAATTAGGCTGCGCACATCCGGAAATCGTTCTTCATCTTGACCACGGAGATACATTCGAAACTTGTAAATCTTGTATCGATTCAGGTTTCTCTTCAGTGATGATCGATGGTTCACACCTTCCTTATGAAGAAAATGTTGCATTGACTAAGAAGGTAGTGGATTACGCTCACCAGTTTGATGTAACTGTAGAAGGTGAACTTGGTGTATTGGCTGGTGTAGAAGATGAAGTTTCTGCTGAACACCACACATATACTGACCCTGAAGAAGTGATCGACTTCGCTACTCGCACGGGTTGCGACTCTTTGGCGATCTCAATCGGTACTTCTCACGGTGCTTACAAATTTACTCCGGAACAATGTCACATCGATCCGAAAACTGGTCGTATGGTTCCTCCTCCTTTGGCTTTCGAGGTGTTGGATGCTGTTATGGAAAAACTTCCGGGATTCCCTATCGTTCTTCACGGATCTTCTTCAGTTCCTCAAGAAGAAGTGGAAACTATCAACCAATACGGCGGCGCACTGAAAGCTGCTATCGGTATTCCGGAAGAATGGTTGCGTAAAGCAGCTAAGTCAGCTGTTTGCAAAATCAACATTGACTCAGACTCTCGTTTGGCTATGACTGCTGCTATCCGTAAGACTTTTGTTGAAAAACCGGCTGAATTCGATCCACGTAAGTATCTTGGTCCGGCTCGTGACAACATGGAGAAACTGTATAAGCACAAAATCCTTAACGTGCTCGGTTCTGACAATAAATTGGCACAGTAA
- a CDS encoding IS4 family transposase — protein sequence MANITLFAQVISHLPKENIRKIIKSSGSDKHCKGYNTWSQFVSMIFSQFSGCDSVRDISNGLKSATGNLNHLGINRAPSKSTVAYQNANRDSSVFRGIFYSLFQYFGQQALWQRRKFRFKMPIKLLDSTLVSLTLSIYDWAHYTTTKGAVKMHTLLDYDSLLPEFVNITDGKTTDNKAAFDIELHPYSIVVADRGYCDYSLLNNWDSSNVFFVVRHKDNIRYKAIEELPLPEKHAQNVLIDEIIEFELSAAKSKYPKRLRRIAVWNDEHGFEVELLTNNFTLAASSIAALYKARWNIEIFFRNLKQLLRIKSFIGTSRNAVETQIWTAMTTMLILTWLKHIARYKWALANLVVTLRLNTFTKIDLQKWLDQPFTPPPETIEND from the coding sequence ATGGCAAATATAACACTTTTCGCACAGGTAATATCACATCTCCCGAAAGAAAATATCAGGAAAATCATAAAATCTTCGGGGTCAGACAAGCATTGTAAGGGCTACAATACATGGAGTCAGTTTGTTAGCATGATTTTCAGCCAATTCTCAGGATGTGATTCAGTCAGAGATATCTCAAACGGGCTGAAATCAGCCACCGGCAACCTCAATCATTTGGGAATCAACCGTGCACCATCCAAGTCAACGGTAGCATATCAGAACGCCAACCGAGACAGTTCGGTTTTTCGCGGCATATTCTACTCGTTGTTTCAGTATTTCGGACAGCAAGCCCTATGGCAACGAAGAAAGTTCCGTTTCAAGATGCCGATAAAACTGCTCGACTCCACATTGGTGTCATTGACTCTGTCAATATATGACTGGGCACATTACACTACCACCAAGGGGGCGGTCAAGATGCACACGCTATTGGACTATGACAGTCTTTTGCCGGAGTTCGTGAATATCACCGATGGCAAAACCACCGACAACAAAGCTGCTTTTGATATTGAGTTACATCCGTATAGTATTGTAGTAGCCGACCGAGGCTACTGTGACTACTCATTGCTGAATAATTGGGACAGCAGCAACGTGTTCTTTGTAGTGCGTCATAAAGACAATATCCGGTACAAAGCCATAGAGGAGTTGCCTTTGCCTGAAAAACACGCTCAGAATGTACTTATTGACGAAATAATCGAGTTCGAACTCTCGGCGGCCAAATCCAAATATCCCAAACGTTTACGTCGCATCGCAGTATGGAACGATGAACACGGTTTTGAGGTTGAGCTACTCACAAACAACTTCACATTGGCAGCATCAAGCATAGCGGCTCTGTACAAGGCTCGGTGGAACATAGAAATCTTCTTTCGCAACCTCAAGCAACTGCTACGCATCAAGAGCTTTATCGGCACATCCCGCAATGCCGTAGAGACCCAAATATGGACTGCTATGACTACAATGCTGATTCTGACATGGCTAAAGCACATCGCAAGATACAAATGGGCATTGGCTAACCTTGTGGTCACCCTCCGGCTGAACACATTTACCAAAATCGACCTCCAAAAATGGCTTGATCAACCATTTACACCACCTCCCGAAACCATCGAAAACGATTAG
- a CDS encoding type B 50S ribosomal protein L31: MKKGLHPESYRPVVFKDMSNGDMFLSKSTVATKETIEFEGETYPLLKIEISNTSHPFYTGKSTLVDTAGRVDKFMSRYGDRKKK, encoded by the coding sequence ATGAAAAAAGGCCTTCATCCAGAATCATACCGTCCGGTAGTATTTAAAGATATGTCAAATGGTGACATGTTTTTATCTAAGTCAACTGTAGCAACCAAAGAAACCATCGAATTCGAAGGTGAAACTTATCCGTTGCTGAAGATTGAAATCTCAAACACTTCTCACCCGTTCTATACAGGTAAATCTACATTGGTGGATACTGCTGGTCGTGTTGATAAGTTCATGAGCCGTTACGGTGACCGCAAGAAGAAATAA